The genomic segment CGCGCAACGTGCGAGACTTCGAACGGATCCCGGGCCTCACGGTGATCTCATACTGACGGGTTTGCCCACGCCCGACATGTCCCCCGCCGACTTCCGTCGCCACGCCCGCGCGGTCGTCGATCGGATCGCCGACTACCTGGCAAACGTGGACGGTCTGCCGGTGCTGGCGCCGGTGCGGCCGGGCGAATTCCGGGCCCAGGTCGCCGCGTCGATGCCCACCGACGGCGAGCCGCTGGAGGACATCCTCGCGGACTTCGACCGGCTCGTCGTGCCCGCCACTACGCACTGGAGCCACCCCGCGTTCTTCGCCTACTTCTCGAGCAGCGGCTCGGGCGCGGGGATCCTGGGGGAGATGCTGGCCGCGGCGCTCAACGTGAACGCCATGCTGTGGCGCACGGGGCCGGCGGCGACCGAGCTGGAGGACGCCTGCCTGGACTGGATCCGCCAGGCGCTGGGGCTGCCGGCGACCTTCGCGGGCGAGATCACCGACACCGCCTCGACGTCCATCCTCTACGCGCTGGCGGCGGCCCGCGACGCGGCCATGCCCGAAGCTCGCGCGGGGGGCATGGCGGGGCTGCCGCCGGGCCGCATCTATTGCAGCGCCGAGACGCACTCGGCCACGCACAAGGCCGCGGCGACGCTGGGGCTGGGCCTGGACGGCGTCCGGCACGTGGCGCTGGACGACGCCTTCCGCATGGACCCGCGCGCGCTCCGGGAGGCGATCCGGGAGGACAGGGCGGCGGGGCGCGTACCGGTCGCGGTGGTGGCCACGGCCGGATCCACCGGTACGGCGGCGATCGACCCGCTGCGCGACATCGCCGGGGTGTGCGCGGACGAGGGCGTGTGGCTGCACGTCGACGCCGCGTACGGCGGCTCGGCGGCGCTGGTGCCCGGCATGGAATGGGTGCTGGACGGCGCGGAGCTGGCCGACTCGATCGTGGTGAACCCGCACAAGTGGATGTTCGTGCCGCTGGACTGCTCGGCGCTGCTGGTGCGCGACCGCTCGCGGCTGGCGCGGGCGTTCTCGCTCACCGCCGCGTTTCTCACCGTGCCTTACGACGAGGCAGGCGCGGCCAACCTCATGGACTACGGCATCTCGCTGGGCCGGCGCTTCCGCGCGCTCAAGCTGTGGTTCGTGCTGCGCTACTTCGGCGCGCGCGGTTTGGCCGAGCGCATCGGCGAGCACGTCCGGCTGGCGGGTCTCTTCGAGTCATGGGTCGATGCGGCGGAGGAGTGGGAGGTGCTGGCGCCGCGCCACCTGTCGCTCGTGGTGTTTCGCTGGCGGGGCCCGGCGGGCGATGACGGGCGGCCCGAGAGCGGCGCCCGGGAGCTCAACGAGGCCAACGAGCGCATCCTGGAGCGCGTGAACGCGGGCGGGCGCGCGTTCCTGTCGCATACGGTGCTCGACGGGCTCGGCGCGGAGCCCGTGTACGCGCTCAGGCTGGCGGTCGGCAACCTGCGCACGCGCGAGGAGCACGTGCGAATCGCCTGGGAGGCGTTGGGCGGGGCCTCTAGTGTGCCGGCGCGGAAGTCCCGTGTGCACCGAGGCGCGTGATGCGCCCGCGGGGCAAGGCGGAACGACGCGCCGTAGCCGTAGCTACGGCAAGGAGTTCCAACGCAGCATCCGCGCGATGCAGCGCGCGCCGAATGCCTACGGGACTTCTGCAACGGTACACTAGACGGGGTCCGAGCGCCGCGTCCCGTTGAGCACGTCCTGCGCGGCCTTCGGTCACGCCCTCAGCGTCGTTGCGTCTGCGGAGCAGCCGGCTTCGCCGACAGGCAGAAGGAGAGGACGCAACACGGTTCGGTGCTGCGCCCTCTCTTGCTTGCACCGAACCTCGCAAGGAGTGCCTATCCCCGCGAGGATCGCGCTGTTGGAGTTAGACCCCGCCGCCCATGCCGCCTCCCCACGGGGCGATGCGCTCTTCGAGCTCCTCGGCGGTAAGCTCGATGGCCTTGGCGTCAGTGCCCACTTGCTCCTTGAGTCGCTTGCGCTGCTCCTCTGTGAGTTCGATGAGTACGCGCCTCTCCTTCTGCTCCATGGGTCCCTCCGTGCCTAGAGTTGGTGGACCGGCGTCAGCCCGAGGTTGGAAGCTTCAAGATGCCGACACGGAGAGTGGTCGCGCCGTAACCAGGGTTACATGCCCGGGCTACGACGCCGAAGTGAGCCTCGCAGGCGCGCAGGTAGGCGCCCGCGGGACACGGACAGGATACAGCTCGATGCCTTAGGTTTTGGTTGTAAGCGGTTGGCGTTGCGGATCGATGCGCAAGAATATCCAACTCGTACTGTCGGGCCTGGTTGCCCTCATCGCGCTCGCGGCCAGCCGCTCGGCTGGGAGGTGACGAATTCGCGGTCGTTCTTTCCGGCACGACGCGCAGGGCGCGGCCCTGTTCTCGGAGCGGGTGCGCGAGACGTTCAGGGCGCGGGCGCAGAAAAATTGGGCGACCCGCCGCTGGACATCAGCGTCGGCGTGGCGGCTTACGCGCCAGACATGGAGTCGCACGAGGGCCTGATCGCCGCGGCCGACGAGGCGCTCTACCGGGCGAAGGCCGGCCGCAAAGCCGCCGCGGGCGAGAAGTTCGTCGCCGGCGCGCCACCCGAAGCCGATGAGGCGCGAGGCTGGGACAAGGCGCTCGCGGACGCGGGGCCTGAAGCGGAGGTCAGCGGCGACTTCAACCTCACCGACCTGGACCGCACGCTGGACCTCACGCCCCATTTCGAGGGCGACGGCGAGGGCGCGGGAGGGTAGCGTCCACGCCGCAGCCGGCTCCCGCGGGGCCCACCAGTAGCCCGTCGGCGTTCAGGCTCGCCGCGGGCGACGCGACGTCCCGCTCCCAGTACCGCTCGGAGGCCGACAGGTCCGCGCCCAGCGTGAGCGCCGGGTGGCGCGCGAAGGCGATGGCGTGCGCGCGGCCCACGCCGGCCTCCAGGTAGCCGCCGCACCAAGCCCGCACGCCGGCGTCCCGGCACGCCGCCAGGATGCGCAGCGCTTCGCGGTGGCCGCCGCACAGCGCCGGCCGGACGTTCAGCGCGTCGCAAGCGCCCGCCTCGATCGCCCGGCGCGCCGCGGCGTGGCCGACGGCGGACTCGTCGAGGCCGATGGGGGTGCGCAGCTCGCGCCGCAGCTGTGCGTGGCCGGCCAGATCGGCGGGCGCCAGAGGCTGTTCGATGAACTCCAGCCCCAGCGCGTCGAGCTCCGCCAGGCGGGCAGCGGCCGCCGCCGCGCCTCCAGACGCCGGCGCCGCGAACGAGCCGTTCGCGTCCACCGCCAGCGGCACCCCCGGAAACGCCTTGCGGACCGCGCGCGCTCCGTCCAGGCCCGCCTCCGGCGACACCTTGAGCTTGAGTCGCCGGTAGCCCGCCTCCACCAGCTCGGTGGCCGCGCGCACGGCGTCATCGGCTCGCTCCGCCAGGCCGATCACGGCGCGCGCCTCGGCGCCCGCGCGCGGCGTCCGCGCGCCGCCCGCGTCGGCCGCCGGCCCCTCCGGCTGGCGCACCAGCCACTCCGCCAGCGGCAACCCCGCCGCGCGCGCCTCCAGGTCCTCCAGCGCCATGAGCGCCGCGGATACCGCCATCGGCGCGTCGGGGGCCAGGCCGCGGAGCGCTGCGAGCGACGGTTCGCCGGGGGCGCGCCCCCACGGCACCAGCGCCGGCACGAGCGCTTCGCGCAGCGCCGCCAGCGCGGTGGCGTGGTCATCGGCTCCGTGGGTCGCGACGGGGAGCGCCGGGCACTCGGCGACGCCCGTCAGGTCGCCGGCGTCAAGCTCCAGCAGGATGGTGGGGCGGTCGTGGGTTTCGCCGGCTGCGGTCCTGAACGGCCGCCGCAGCCTCAAGGGCGCGACGTGGACGCGCGCGGCGTCGATCCTCAAGGCGCCGACTCGAGGTGCTCCAGGTACGCCATGACTGCGGCGGTCGCGGGCCCCAGCAGCGCCCCCGGCAGAGAGTCCCCGTACACCAGCGCGACCACGTCGGCGGGCTCGCTCAGCCCCGCGGCGAGCGCTTCGCGCACCTGCGCCAGGCGGGACCGGCGGTGCTCCAGGTAGGTGGCGATGGCGCCCTCGGGCGAGTCCGCGAACGGCGGGCCGTGCGCCGGGAAGATCGCCCGCGGGCTCAGCGCGCGCAGCCGCTCCAGCGAGGCCAGGTAGTCGCCCAGGTGCCCCTCCGGCGAGGCCACCAGGGCGGTGTCCAGCCCGCCCGTCATGAGGTCGCCGCAGAAGACCACGCCGGCGCCCGGCCAGTAGAAGGACGCATGGTCACGCGTGTGGCCGGGCGTGGCGAGGGCCACAAGCCGGCCCACGTCGGTGTCCAGCGTGTGGGCGTCCTCCAGGGTGCCGTCCGCCAGGGCGAGGACGCGCCCGGCGTCCTCCAGGCCCGCAGTCACGAGGCGCTCGGCCAGCCCCGCGGCGCCCTCGGCGTGGTCGGGGTGGTCGTGGGTCAGCGCGATGGTCGCGGCTTCGGCGCCGGCCAGCGCGGCTGCCACGCGGTCCAGGTGGCCGGAATCGGCCGGCCCCGGATCGATCACCACGCACCGCTCCCGCCCCACCACGTGGGTGCGCGTGCCGTCCAGGGTGAGGTGGGAGGGGTTGTCCGCGCGGATCACGCGGAGCCCCGGGAAGCCGTCCACCTCCCGGGGCGCGTACGACGTCATGGCCGGGCGATCACCTGCGGTCGGCCATCAGGACCTCGGCGAGCTTGTCGGCGATGATCACGACCGTCGCCTCGTCCTCGTCGGTGAACGCCGCCGGCCTGTTGGAATCGATGTCGATCTGGCCGAGGATCTCGTCGCCGGCGCGGATCAGCACCACCAGCTCCGACTGCACGTCGGGGGTGCAGGCGATGTAGTTCTCGATCGCGTGCACGTCCGGCACGTTCTGGTTCTCGCCGGACTCCACCGCGGCTCCGCACACGCCCTGTCCCACCGGGATCTTGGCGTGCTCGGTCGACTCGCCGCGGTAGTTGTGCAGCCACAGCTCGTTGTTCTCGGTGTCCAGCAGGTAGACGCCGACCCAGTCGAAGCGCTCGTCGGCCTCCTCGATCTGGCGCACGGCCTTCCGGATGATGGGGTCGGAGAGGTAGCCCTCCTCGCGCATCGTCTGCAGGTCCTTCAGCGTGTTCGTCGCGTCGAGCATCGATCTCCCTCGTTGGTCGATTCGCGCGCCGCTCAGCGCGGCACGAAGTCGTCGTCGGCCGTCAGGTCACGGCAGAAGGCCGCGATAAGATTCGCGGCCGCGTCCAGGTCGTCCAGCGCCACGATCTCGTTGGGCGAGTGCATGTAGCGGTTGGGCACCGACACCAGCCCCGTCGCCACGCCCGCACGGGTCAGATAGATGGCGTCGGCGTCCGTGGAGGTGTAGCGCGGCGACGCCGTGATGCTGTGCGCGATCCCTTCGCGCTCGGCCACCGCCGCCAGCCTTTCGAACACCATCGGGTGCGCCGCCGACCCCCGCGCCAGCACCGGCCCGCCGCCCAGCTCGTGCTCGCCCAACTCCTTCTTCTCGATCCCCGGCGCGTCGGTCGCGAAGGTGACGTCCACCACCAGCGCCACGTCCGGCTCCAGCCGGTAGGCGCTCGTGCGCGCGCCGCCGCCGGAGTGGCCGATCTCCTCCTGGGTGGTCGCCACGGCCGTCACGGACGCCGCGGGAGCGGGGTCTTCGGCGAGCTTGCGCAGCGCCTCCAGCACCACGAACGCGCCGATCCGGTTGTCGATCGACCGGCTCGCGATGCGGCCGTTGCCGAGATCGAGCAGCGGCGCGTCTATCACCGCCGAGTCGCCCACGCGCACTCCCCGCTCGGCCACCTCGTCGCTGTTGCTCGCGCCGATGTCGATCCACAGCTCCGTGAGCTTCGCGGCCTGCTTGCGCTCGTCCTCCTTGATGAGGTGGATGGGCTTCCTGCCGACCACCCCGCGCACCTCCCCTGCGCGCGTGAGCAGGACCACGCGCTGCGCCACGGCGACCTGCGGGTCCCACCCACCGATGCCGTTGAAGTAGAGGAAACCGTCCTCGTCGATGTGGGTCACCATGAACCCGATCTCGTCAATGTGGCCGGCGAGCATGACGCGCGGCGCGCCGTCCCCTTTGAGCGTCGCCAGCGAGTTGCCGCTTACGTCGGCTCGCACGTCGTCGGCGAACGAGCTCGCCTCCTCCCTCCACACTGCGGCGGCGGCGGCCTCGTGGCCGCTGGGCCCGGGCGTGCTCAGCAGGCGGTCCAGAAATGTGCGTGATGTATCGTTCACCGATGTGCGCGTCCGTTTTGCCTTCGGTAAGTCGGCGTCCGGCGATCGCGGCGGGCGGGCCGCGCGCGGGGGCGTCAAAAGCCCGTAAATGTAAAACGATCCCGCGAAATGGCGAGCCCGGCCGGCGTCTTTCCGTCGGGCGGGGAACGAATCCGTTGACCGCGGGCGTTATTGGTCCGCATCGTGCTTTGGCCCCGACACGTGGATCGAACGGGATCGATCCGGCGTATCAACTCGGGGAACGTGGCAACTGGAGTCATCTTCATGCGGTGTTCGATGAAAGAAACCGGGCGGAGCTCGATAGCGGTGGGAGTCGCCGCCGGCGCGCTGGCGGCGCTGACGCTCGGAGTGAGCGGAGGCCCGGCGAGCGCGCAGACCGAGATTCGTGTCTCGCTGGAAGAGAAGCGGCTTACGTACGTGGACGAGGGCGGCGACACGATCATGTCGGCGCCCATCGCGATCGGCCGTGGCGGGCTGTGGGAGCTCAACGGCAGGGTCTACGACTTCCGCACGCCGAAGGGGACGCGAGAGGTGCTCGCGAAGGCCGAGGATCCCGACTGGATTCCGCCCGACTGGCACTACCACGAGCGCTCCGTGCAGCGCGGCCTGGAGCCGGTTCAGCTCAAGACGGGTGACCGGATAGAGCTGTCGGACAGGACGATCATCGAGGTCCGCAACAACATCGTCGGGCGCCGCACCTGGATCTTCAACGGCGAGGAATGGGGCCACTCGCCCTTCAGCCCCACCACGCCTGGCTTCGACCTGGTGGGGGACGGCAAGCTCTTCATTCCGCCGCTCGGTTCGCCGCAGCGGAAGGTGCCGAACGCGCTCGGCCCGGTGAAGCTCGTGCTGGGCGACGGCTACCTCATCCACGGAACGCACGACTTCAACGAGAGCTCCATCGGCCTCGCCGCCAGCCACGGCTGCATCCGCATGAGCAACGCCGACGTGGAGCAGCTGTTCAGCATCGTGCCCGTGGGGACACCGGTACGCATTTTCTGACGGCGTCGGCCCGCTCCTAGTGCACCGTAACAGAAGTATCGATGGCATTCAGCGCGCGGGGCGGCCTTTCCGTTGGGAGGGCCGCCCCTTTTGCGTCCTGGTCCGGGTGCGACGGGTAAGTAATCGCTAGCTTGTGCCGCGACCTTTTTCAGTTCCACGAGACGGGGAGTCGCCCGTGTACCAAGCCATCCACCGCCTGACCCTGACGTCCATCGCGCTCGTCGCCTTCGCCGCCGTGCCGCTCGCCGCGGCCACGCAGGTCGAAGCCGGCCCACCCACGGTCGAGTGGGGGCTCGTGATCCACGGCGGCGCGGGCAACGGCGTCACCCGCGAGAACATCAGCCCGGAGCGGGACGCGGAGTACCGAGCCAAGCTCCAGGAGGCGCTGCGCGCGGGACACCGGGTGCTGGCCGACGGCGGCAGCGCGGTGGACGCCGTGGTGGCGGCGATCACCATCATGGAAGACTCCCCCATGTTCAACGCGGGCAAGGGCGCCGTGTTCACGAGCTCGGGGACCAACGAGCTGGACGCATCGATCATGAGCGGCGCCGACCTGAACGCCGGCGCCGTGGCGGGCGTAAAGCGGGTGAAGAACCCCATCGTGCTGGCGCGCGCGGTGATGGAGCACTCGCGCCACGTCATGTTCGCGCGCGAGGGCGCCGAAACCTTCGCGGAAGAGCAGGGGCTGGAGCTGGTGCCGGAGAGCTACTTCTATACCGAACGGCGCATGCGCGCGCTGGAACGCGCGAAGGAGCGCGAGGCCGAGCGCAGCTCGGCGCTGCCGCGGGAGACGGAGAAGTTCGGCACCGTGGGCGCGGTTGCGCTGGACCGGGCCGGCAACCTGGCGGCGGGCACTTCCACGGGCGGCATCACCAACAAGCGCTGGGGCCGCGTGGGCGACTCCCCAGTCATCGGCGCGGGCACGTACGCGAGCAACGAAAGCTGCGGCGTTTCGGCCACCGGGCAGGGCGAGTTCTTCATCCGCAACGTGGTGGCGCACGACATCTGCGCGCGCGTTCAGCACGCCGGCGCGAGCGTGAAGGAGGCCGCCGACGCGGTCGTCATGGACCGGCTCGTGCGCCAGGAGGCGGGCGGCGGCGTGGTGGTGCTCGGCGCGAACGGAGAGATCGCCATGGCGTTCAACACCGCCGGCATGCTGCGCGGCTGGATCGGACCGGACGGCGCGCCCACCGCCAAGCTCTACGGAGACGAATAGGACGGCTGCCCTCACCATGAGCGGACTGCTGGTTGGATCGATCCTGACCGCCGTGCTGGTGGCGGGGCTGCTGGCCATCCCCTTCGGGCTGCCCGGCCTGTGGATCATGGTCGGGGCGCTGGCGGTGGGCTGGCTGGCGGGGCCCGTCGGCGGCGGCGTCATGCTCCTGTGCCTGGCGCTGGCGGGCGCCGCCGAGCTGGGCGAGTGGCTTCTGCTGCGGGACATGAGCGCGCGCTTCGGCGGCAGCCCCCGGGCTTTCTGGGGGGCGATCGGGGGCGGCTTCCTGGGCCTGTTGATCGGCGCCCCCGTACCGGTGGTCGGCTCGCTCATCGCGAGCGTCGCGGGCACCTTCGCGGGCGCCGCTGCGGTGACCTACTGGGAGTCGCGCCGGGCGGGCGCGGCGGGGCGCGTGGGCATGGGGGCGGTCCTGGGGCGCGCGGCGTCGGTGGTGCTCAAGGCCGGCGCGGGCGTGGCGATCCTCGCGCTGGGCGTATCCGCCCTGGTGCTGTGACCGAGCCAGAGCGCCCGCGCGACGACGACATGGACGCGGACGCGCCCCGCTGGCGCGAATTCGCCTCCGACGCGGCGGGCGAGCTGCGCAAGCAGCTCGGCGGCGTCACCGACCGGCTCAGCGAAGAGGACGTGGACCGCGTCGCGAAGCGCCTCGCGAACGCCATCGACGACGCTCTGGAGGTCCCCGACGACCTGCCGCTGAGGATCGCCGGAGACGTGTCCCGGCTGCGCGCCGAGGCGTCCGCCGGGGCGGACCCGGTGGCGCTGGCCTGGGCGCGCACCCGCGAGCGCGCTCGCCGCGCCGCGGCGATCGGCGCGGTGACCACCGTCCCGTCCATGATCCCCGTGTTCGGCCCCGCCATCGCCGCGCTGGGGATCGTCGCCGACTGGCGCTACGTGGCGGCGCAGCAGCGGGACCTGGTGCTGGAGATCGCCGCGCTCTTCGACGTCCGGCTGGACGACCCCACGGCGCGCGTGCGCGCGCTGTTCCTGACCTCCACGGGGGCGGCGCTGGCCGGCTCGGCCGTGGGCGAGGCGGTGGGGCGATCTGCCGCGCGGCACGTGGCCAGGCGCGGCGTCGCGCGGCTGGTGCCCGGCGTCGGCGCGATCGTGGCGGGCGCGCTGAACTACGCGTCCACGGTGGCGATCGCGCGCGCCGCGATCGGCCGATTCGCGGCCGAGGCCGGCGTGCAGGTGAGCGGCATGGTGCCCGCCTCGGTGCACCCCGCGATGGCCGCGCTGCGCGTCTGGATCACCCAGCCGGAGGAGGGCGCGGCGATCCCCGCGGAAGCGTCGGCGCTGCCCGAGCTGTCGGCGTCGGAGCGAGAGGAGCTGCTGGACCTGGCGGTGCTCGCCACCAGCGCGCGCGACGGAGGCGAGGAACGGCTGGCCGAGATCGCGCGGGCGCTGGGTTTCGGAGCGGAGGAGGTGGCCGAAGCGCGGGGTTCGTTCGCGGCCAAGGTGCGGGGCTTCGGACGGCGCTTCAGGGACAGGCTCGCTCGCGCCGGAGGCGAAGGGCGCGAAGCCGCCCGGTCGGCGTGGGAGAACGCCCGGCGGCTGGCCGCCCGGGCGAGGCCGTGGAAGCGCAATGGCGGCTCGGAAGACTCGGCGGTCGGCGCCGAGCTCGAGGGCGACGCGCTCGAGGACGCGGCCGCGATTACGGAGAAGAGGCCGGTACCTTCAGCGTCTGCCCCGGATAGATCCGACTCGTCCTGAGCCCGTTCGCCGCCTTGATGCTCTCC from the Gemmatimonadota bacterium genome contains:
- a CDS encoding GAF domain-containing protein; the encoded protein is MLDATNTLKDLQTMREEGYLSDPIIRKAVRQIEEADERFDWVGVYLLDTENNELWLHNYRGESTEHAKIPVGQGVCGAAVESGENQNVPDVHAIENYIACTPDVQSELVVLIRAGDEILGQIDIDSNRPAAFTDEDEATVVIIADKLAEVLMADRR
- a CDS encoding M42 family metallopeptidase codes for the protein MNDTSRTFLDRLLSTPGPSGHEAAAAAVWREEASSFADDVRADVSGNSLATLKGDGAPRVMLAGHIDEIGFMVTHIDEDGFLYFNGIGGWDPQVAVAQRVVLLTRAGEVRGVVGRKPIHLIKEDERKQAAKLTELWIDIGASNSDEVAERGVRVGDSAVIDAPLLDLGNGRIASRSIDNRIGAFVVLEALRKLAEDPAPAASVTAVATTQEEIGHSGGGARTSAYRLEPDVALVVDVTFATDAPGIEKKELGEHELGGGPVLARGSAAHPMVFERLAAVAEREGIAHSITASPRYTSTDADAIYLTRAGVATGLVSVPNRYMHSPNEIVALDDLDAAANLIAAFCRDLTADDDFVPR
- a CDS encoding pyridoxal-dependent decarboxylase; translation: MSPADFRRHARAVVDRIADYLANVDGLPVLAPVRPGEFRAQVAASMPTDGEPLEDILADFDRLVVPATTHWSHPAFFAYFSSSGSGAGILGEMLAAALNVNAMLWRTGPAATELEDACLDWIRQALGLPATFAGEITDTASTSILYALAAARDAAMPEARAGGMAGLPPGRIYCSAETHSATHKAAATLGLGLDGVRHVALDDAFRMDPRALREAIREDRAAGRVPVAVVATAGSTGTAAIDPLRDIAGVCADEGVWLHVDAAYGGSAALVPGMEWVLDGAELADSIVVNPHKWMFVPLDCSALLVRDRSRLARAFSLTAAFLTVPYDEAGAANLMDYGISLGRRFRALKLWFVLRYFGARGLAERIGEHVRLAGLFESWVDAAEEWEVLAPRHLSLVVFRWRGPAGDDGRPESGARELNEANERILERVNAGGRAFLSHTVLDGLGAEPVYALRLAVGNLRTREEHVRIAWEALGGASSVPARKSRVHRGA
- a CDS encoding DUF456 family protein, with the translated sequence MSGLLVGSILTAVLVAGLLAIPFGLPGLWIMVGALAVGWLAGPVGGGVMLLCLALAGAAELGEWLLLRDMSARFGGSPRAFWGAIGGGFLGLLIGAPVPVVGSLIASVAGTFAGAAAVTYWESRRAGAAGRVGMGAVLGRAASVVLKAGAGVAILALGVSALVL
- a CDS encoding isoaspartyl peptidase/L-asparaginase, which produces MPLAAATQVEAGPPTVEWGLVIHGGAGNGVTRENISPERDAEYRAKLQEALRAGHRVLADGGSAVDAVVAAITIMEDSPMFNAGKGAVFTSSGTNELDASIMSGADLNAGAVAGVKRVKNPIVLARAVMEHSRHVMFAREGAETFAEEQGLELVPESYFYTERRMRALERAKEREAERSSALPRETEKFGTVGAVALDRAGNLAAGTSTGGITNKRWGRVGDSPVIGAGTYASNESCGVSATGQGEFFIRNVVAHDICARVQHAGASVKEAADAVVMDRLVRQEAGGGVVVLGANGEIAMAFNTAGMLRGWIGPDGAPTAKLYGDE
- a CDS encoding enolase C-terminal domain-like protein; the encoded protein is MRIDAARVHVAPLRLRRPFRTAAGETHDRPTILLELDAGDLTGVAECPALPVATHGADDHATALAALREALVPALVPWGRAPGEPSLAALRGLAPDAPMAVSAALMALEDLEARAAGLPLAEWLVRQPEGPAADAGGARTPRAGAEARAVIGLAERADDAVRAATELVEAGYRRLKLKVSPEAGLDGARAVRKAFPGVPLAVDANGSFAAPASGGAAAAAARLAELDALGLEFIEQPLAPADLAGHAQLRRELRTPIGLDESAVGHAAARRAIEAGACDALNVRPALCGGHREALRILAACRDAGVRAWCGGYLEAGVGRAHAIAFARHPALTLGADLSASERYWERDVASPAASLNADGLLVGPAGAGCGVDATLPRPRRRPRNGA
- a CDS encoding MBL fold metallo-hydrolase, producing MTSYAPREVDGFPGLRVIRADNPSHLTLDGTRTHVVGRERCVVIDPGPADSGHLDRVAAALAGAEAATIALTHDHPDHAEGAAGLAERLVTAGLEDAGRVLALADGTLEDAHTLDTDVGRLVALATPGHTRDHASFYWPGAGVVFCGDLMTGGLDTALVASPEGHLGDYLASLERLRALSPRAIFPAHGPPFADSPEGAIATYLEHRRSRLAQVREALAAGLSEPADVVALVYGDSLPGALLGPATAAVMAYLEHLESAP